A genomic stretch from Xiphophorus maculatus strain JP 163 A chromosome 16, X_maculatus-5.0-male, whole genome shotgun sequence includes:
- the eif3g gene encoding eukaryotic translation initiation factor 3 subunit G has translation MPSIEYDDSKPSWADQVEEEGDEGTLPSPKETIKGNIKTVTDYKIDDDGKKSKIVRTFKIETRKASKAVARRKNWKKFGNSERDAPGPNVATTTVSDDVFMTFISSKDDLNAQDQEEDPMNKLKGQKIVSCRICKGDHWTTRCPYKDTLGPMQKELAEQLGLSTGDKEKSPGSAEPEPVQPAQTKTGKYVPPSLRDGGTRRGESMQPNRRADDNATIRVTNLSEDTRETDLQELFRPFGSISRIYLAKDKNTGQSKGFAFISFHRREDAARAIAGVSGFGYDHLILNVEWAKPSNN, from the exons ATGCCGTCGATTGAATACGACGA CTCCAAGCCCAGCTGGGCCGACCAGGTCGAGGAGGAAGGAGATGAAG GCACTCTACCATCTCCTAAGGAAACCAttaaaggaaacataaaaactgtcacTGACTATAAAATAGATGATGACGGAAAAAAATCCAAG ATTGTGCGGACCTTCAAGATCGAGACACGGAAAGCATCCAAAGCTGTTGCCAGAAGGAAG AACTGGAAGAAATTTGGCAACTCTGAGCGTGATGCACCAGGTCCCAACGTTGCTACCACTACAGTTAGCGACGACGTCTTTATGACCTTTATATCCAGCAAAGAT GACTTAAATGCTCAAGATCAGGAAGAAGATCCCATGAACAAACTTAAGGGACAGAAGATTGTGTCCTGTCGTATTTGTAAAGGCGACCACTGGACAACTCGCTGTCCGTACAAGGACACCCTGGGTCCCATGCAGAAGGAGCTGGCTGAACAGCTGGGTCTTTCTACTGGGGACAAAGAGAAGTCTCCTGGCTCTG ctgaaccagaacctgtgCAGCCTGCGCAAACCAAGACTGGAAAATACGTTCCCCCGAGTCTGAGGGATGGAGGAACGCGAAGAGGAGAGTCTATGCAGCCTAACCGCAGGG CTGATGATAATGCCACAATCCGTGTGACCAACCTGTCTGAGGACACCCGTGAGACCGACCTGCAGGAGCTTTTCAGACCATTTGGCTCCATCTCAAGAATTTATCTGGCGAAAGACAAGAATACCGGACAGTCCAAG GGATTTGCTTTCATCAGTTTCCACCGGCGGGAGGATGCAGCCAGAGCCATCGCAGGCGTGTCAGGATTCGGATATGATCATCTTATTCTCAATGTTGAATGGGCCAA ACCTTCAAACAACTGA
- the LOC102238082 gene encoding suppressor of SWI4 1 homolog translates to MGKSKTKNQKKSRGQAIHVAEDAYRSVPHSFVFHRGQVGKNVGQLVQDMRKVMQPYTAESLKVRKKNLLKDFVSVAGPLGVTHFIIFGKTPDSINMRLARLPKGPMLYFKVLKYSLIKDVVSSLKKHRMHEQQFTHHPLLILSNFGVDGMHVKLMATMFQNMFPSINVQKVNLNSIKRCVLFSFDPASQEIQFRHYSLKVVPVGMSRGIKKLMQEKFPNMSKFEDITELLVKGANLSESEAEQDGEHNITELPQMYSGRGNMPSQQSAVRLTEIGPRMTLQLVKIQEGMGDGNILYHSMISKTEEEIQEILRRKEAKMKEKEERRKTQEQNVATKKEKREENKKKSLEGIKKKRAEAEEDSEVEDPGMQDDRPAAVESDDDVEYYRQAVGQEPDEDMFPGAKKRRRPEKSHDRAKKRKLSPGKSKQPDSKSPKRKGAVGQHRDKTGKAPHGKGWKKSKDEEKAFGKKKWPPGKAFGSKKSGERENKFSRKNFDGKRNKDKTFQTKGHKGKSGLKRKGAGGKQSFTRTKGKENRMAVNFSECEKFQIGLLPTMYGVEFVVALAGNTFALWLLLIKEKRNWHSGVVLSCNLAISDLLYILTLPLLIVYYALGKDWLFSEAVCKIERFLFTCNLYVSIFFIMTISLNRCIGIVCPFFTRSYVEPFHVKVISAILWIIVGVISSPMLKFASLCQHDYNNNTLCVAFCHQTSDDTSDFIYRVFLAVFGCLVPFIVTFTSYCLLFRVVWKNVNITTLEKHKVALLVSSVIVLYAVSFVPYHVYQVYHLYLRKSDPKSINCWVYKMYQVSKGLATLNMCIHPILYMAVFDSIRVACCGKSSEDNPEG, encoded by the exons ATGGGGAAATCAAAG actaaaaaccaaaagaaatccCGAGGACAAGCCATCCACGTGGCTGAGGATGCCTACAGGTCTGTGCCCCACTCCTTCGTGTTTCATCGGGGTCAGGTTGGAAAAAACGTGGGTCAGCTCGTCCAGGACATGAGGAAAGTCATGCAGCCTTACACCGCAGAGTCTCTGAAG gtacggaaaaaaaatctccttaaGGATTTTGTGTCTGTAGCAGGACCCCTGGGGGTGACCCACTTCATTATCTTTGGCAAAACTCCCGACAGCATCAACATG AGACTCGCTCGACTTCCCAAAGGCCCCATGCTTTATTTTAAGGTCCTGAAG TATTCCCTTATCAAAGACGTGGTTTCATCGTTGAAGAAGCACAGGATGCATGAGCAGCAGTTCACCCACCATCCACTTCTCATCCTCAGCAACTTTGGAGTGGATGGCATGCACGTGAAACTCATGGCCACCATGTTCCAGAACATGTTTCCCTCCATAAATGTCCAAAAG gtaAACCTCAACAGCATCAAGAGGTGTGTACTGTTCAGTTTTGACCCAGCGTCCCAGGAAATTCAGTTTCGGCACTA TAGCCTGAAGGTCGTCCCTGTGGGGATGAGCCGAGGAATAAAGAAGCTAATGCAAGAAAAGTTCCCCAATATGAGCAAGTTTGAGGATATCACTGAACTGCTGGTGAA GGGAGCGAACTTGTCTGAAAGTGAAGCCGAGCAGGACGGCGAGCACAACATAACGGAGCTGCCGCAGATGTATTCCGGAAGAGGCAACATGCCGTCCCAGCAGAGCGCTGTCCGTTTGACCGAA aTCGGTCCTCGAATGACGCTGCAGCTGGTGAAGATCCAGGAAGGGATGGGAGACGGGAACATTCTTTACCACTCCATGA TTTCCAAGACAGAGGAAGAAATACAGGAGATCCTGAGGAGGAAGGAGGCGAAGATGAAGGAAAAGGAGGAACGCAGGAAAACACAGGAGCAAAATGTGGCGACGAAGAAAGAGAAACGAGAAGAGAACAA GAAAAAGAGTCTGGAAGGCATAAAAAAGAAACGAGCTGAAGCCGAGGAGGACAGTGAGGTGGAAGATCCAGGGATGCAGGACGATAGGCCAGCTGCTGTTGAATCTGATGATGATGTGGAGTACTATAGACAGGCTGTGGGGCAAGAACCAGATGAAG ATATGTTTCCGGGGGCCAAGAAGAGGCGGCGTCCAGAGAAATCTCACGACCGAGCCAAGAAGAGAAAGCTGTCCCCTGGTAAATCAAAACAACCAGATTCTAAAtcaccaaaaagaaaaggtgCAGTTGGGCAGCACAGAGACAAAACGGGAAAAGCTCCTCATGGAAAAGGATGGAAGAAATCTAAAGATGAGGAGAAAgcatttgggaagaaaaagtGGCCTCCAGGAAAAGCATTTGGCTCTAAGAAATCTGGAGAgagggaaaataaattttcacgCAAAAACTTTGATGGAAAGAGAAACAAGGACAAAACGTTTCAGACAAAAGGTCACAAAGGCAAGTCTGGCCTCAAGAGGAAAGGTGCAGGTGGAAAGCAAAGCTTCACACGGACAAAAGGAAA agAAAACAGGATGGCAGTCAACTTCTCTGAATGTGAGAAGTTTCAGATTGGCCTGCTCCCTACCATGTATGGGGTTGAGTTTGTGGTGGCCTTGGCAGGAAACACGTTTGCCCTGTGGCTGCTGCTCATCAAAGAAAAACGCAACTGGCACTCCGGTGTTGTCCTCTCCTGTAACCTGGCCATCAGTGACCTGCTGTATATCCTCACCCTGCCTCTGCTGATTGTCTACTACGCACTGGGGAAAGACTGGCTGTTCAGCGAGGCTGTGTGTAAAATCGAGAGGTTCCTTTTCACCTGCAACTTGTATGTGAGCATTTTCTTCATCATGACAATAAGCTTGAACCGCTGCATAGGCATCGTGTGCCCGTTCTTCACTCGCTCGTATGTGGAACCTTTTCATGTCAAAGTCATCAGTGCCATCTTATGGATTATTGTTGGAGTCATCTCGAGCCCTATGCTGAAGTTTGCTTCTCTTTGTCAACACGATTACAATAACAACACGTTATGTGTGGCTTTCTGTCACCAAACGTCTGACGACACGTCTGACTTTATCTACAGAGTGTTCCTTGCTGTTTTTGGCTGTCTTGTTCCTTTCATAGTAACTTTTACTTCTTACTGTCTGTTGTTTCGGGTTGTgtggaaaaatgtcaacataacGACACTTGAAAAGCATAAAGTTGCCTTGTTAGTCTCATCAGTGATTGTCCTCTATGCTGTTTCCTTTGTGCCCTATCATGTCTACCAAGTCTATCATCTGTATTTGAGGAAAAGTGACCCCAAGAGCATAAACTGTTGGGTCTACAAAATGTACCAAGTGTCCAAGGGACTGGCAACGCTGAACATGTGTATCCATCCCATACTCTACATGGCTGTGTTTGACAGTATTAGAGTAGCATGCTGTGGAAAGAGCTCAGAAGACAACCCAGAAGGATGA
- the angptl6 gene encoding angiopoietin-related protein 6, protein MDRTLATSLTLFFILCVTTKKAGASSRLKAGRCSYTFIVPQQKITGALCLNTPSSMPNQSEVVALQLELKRQQEQLEKLQSQMEHEGSLAAEVRALRKESSSMNSRIAQLYAQLLSEVIHKKDQALEHQRLESLLLNATTHALQVSSSYRELERKYGALTSMMSSQNQFITKLEKQCQCRDSSQPLVVLTEPPKNRSNEHHNYSGKATILTNDVQRDQSVPLNQPQAETVGDQPFSTTSPPTELPFVGFPVTKSPGPWRDCQHVLDSGETTSGIYLIHLQSANRLFQAWCEQSQAQGGWTVIQRRQDGSVNFFRTWEQYKQGFGNLNGEYWLGLEHLYWLTQQAKYKLRVVLEDWQDRQVFAEYDSFHLEPENDWYRLRLGQYHGNAGDSLSWHNNKAFTTLDRDKDSYPGNCAHYQKGGWWYHMCAHSNLNGVWYRGGHYRSRYQDGVYWAEFHGGSYSLKKVSMMIKPT, encoded by the exons ATGGATAGGACACTGGCAACATCTCTCACCCTTTTCTTCATCCTTTGTGTGACTACTAAAAAAGCTGGAGCGTCCTCGCGTCTGAAAGCAGGTCGTTGCTCCTACACCTTCATTGTTCCACAGCAAAAAATCACAGGAGCTCTGTGTTTGAACACCCCCTCTTCAATGCCCAACCAATCAGAGGTAGTCGCTCTGCAGTTGGAGCTCAAACGACAGCAGGAACAACTGGAGAAGCTCCAGAGTCAAATGGAGCATGAAGGGTCTCTTGCCGCAGAGGTGAGAGCCTTGCGCAAAGAGAGCAGCAGCATGAATTCCCGTATTGCCCAACTTTACGCCCAGCTGCTGAGTGAAGTCATCCATAAGAAGGACCAGGCTTTGGAGCACCAAAGGTTGGAGAGCCTTCTCCTGAATGCGACAACACAT GCTTTGCAGGTGTCCAGTAGCTACAGGGAACTGGAGAGGAAATATGGAGCACTCACCTCCATGATGAGCTCCCAGAACCAGTTTATCACCAAACTGGAGAAACAGTGCCAGTGCAGGGATTCCAGCCAGCCCTTGGTG GTGTTGACTGAACCCCCAAAAAATCGTAGCAATGAGCACCACAACTACAGCGGTAAGGCCACCATCCTGACAAATGACGTTCAGAGGGACCAGAGTGTTCCTTTAAACCAACCACAAGCAGAAACAGTCGGAGATCAGCCCTTCTCTACTACCAGCCCTCCTACTGAACTGCCTTTTGTTGGCTTCCCTGTCACTAAATCCCCAG GGCCATGGCGGGACTGCCAGCATGTTCTGGATTCAGGCGAGACCACCAGTGGGATTTACCTGATTCATCTTCAGAGTGCCAACCGACTCTTTCAGGCCTGGTGTGAGCAGAGTCAGGCTCAGGGTGGGTGGACTGTCATCCAGAGGAGACAGGATGGGTCAGTCAACTTCTTCAGGACTTGGGAGCAGTATAAG CAAGGCTTTGGAAACCTAAATGGTGAGTACTGGCTTGGCCTGGAACACCTCTACTGGCTGACCCAGCAGGCCAAGTACAAACTCCGGGTGGTCTTAGAAGATTGGCAGGACCGGcaggtgtttgctgaatatGACAGCTTCCACCTGGAACCGGAGAACGACTGGTACCGCCTGCGCTTGGGACAATACCACGGCAATGCAGGAGACTCCCTGTCATGGCACAACAACAAGGCCTTCACCACTCTGGACCGCGACAAGGACAGCTATCCAG GTAACTGCGCTCATTACCAGAAAGGAGGCTGGTGGTATCACATGTGCGCACACTCCAATCTGAACGGCGTGTGGTATCGGGGTGGACACTATCGAAGCCGCTACCAAGATGGGGTCTACTGGGCTGAGTTCCATGGAGGGTCCTACTCCCTCAAGAAAGTTTCCATGATGATCAAACCCACATAG
- the LOC102217304 gene encoding hemicentin-1-like: MNSHPPVSQSGMLPLGMLGLLLLSVLPCGADLTCTPMTILTLDAPVIIENGTQLFASCNTTEIHFEEMSLCLGKTCCKNTQKNHVVSCVALVSDSEMRAECRIKLNETLECSEDLDITVYKNPKVMLSMRNGNAKQADYELHCDVFDVAPAQNISVTWYRNNKTFKSFMDSIEEPEKNSYILGVNISREERFAEFRCEVQLKFGELKPQHPVISTTHRLSARYAPVLRTNSSKIITMAWGGNATLLCDIEGNPPPVYQWTTDEQPMLETTNRLDITHVNSSSIYSCTATNILGKTTMNILVDMEENDTTTDPPVMPTPKASENCGLTVMPSEVYVKYGDSASINCSTTSKDPALMNWEFAVGKTSGTPPSVTWMIEKLEDFTVEPFCFVTLDTDEQCKMKPNITLYKLPDSVTVSAAGNGPMKEGEEHQLQCHIYSVAPAKKLLVKWHKDDKTVLTDYLKSSDVTPLPECLNDSTVRLCNVSSIYTFTVKKSDNGSLFRCEVEFQFGPAGPLVPPSMASEPYTTVVHYKPTIKNCPGYVGVENSFRLNDLPCETDGNPPPGIEWYYNGTLIDSFKVLTRAESGIYKATARNSMGQVNTDVHITVEYAPRLSCQMLYEVEVEDTPKPLCNPEGLPLPNITWFKNGKEHFPQRWEKNESGNYSVKAFNKHGTAEHMFYLDILYPPEFTEPDTTTGVTVDGNVSLVWEADGNPKPEIQCNDSLAENVQASTVGRQKIITITGATSTNAGRYICVATNKVGKVTRSTTLLLKDKSTDLSQHWWVFLLVLLVLVIFLVLVFILKGRKKHGRYNFPLQARFTVENGTT; the protein is encoded by the exons ATGAACTCCCATCCACCTGTGAGCCAGTCCGGCATGCTGCCTCTCGGGATGTTGGGCCTCCTCCTGCTCTCAGTTTTACCTTGTG GGGCTGACCTCACCTGCACCCCGATGACTATCCTGACCTTGGATGCTCCTGTAATCATAGAAAATGGAACACAACTTTTTGCAAGTTGCAACACCACAGAAATACATTTCGAGGAGATGAGCCTATGCCTTGGAAAAACATGCTGTAAAAATACGCAAAAGAATCATGTTGTCTCCTGTGTTGCATTAGTGTCAGACTCTGAAATGAGGGCAGAGTGCAGAATAAAGCTAAATGAAACCCTTGAATGCAGTGAAGACCTTGACATCACCGTATACA agAACCCAAAGGTTATGCTCTCTATGAGGAATGGAAATGCAAAGCAGGCAGATTACGAACTACACTGTGATGTCTTTGATGTTGCCCCTGCTCAAAACATCTCTGTCACGTggtacagaaataataaaacctttaagTCCTTTATGGATTCGATTGAAGAGCcagaaaaaaattcttacaTACTGGGCGTCAACATCAGCCGGGAAGAGAGATTTGCTGAGTTTAGATGTGAAGTTCAACTGAAATTTGGGGAACTAAAACCACAACATCCTGTTATTTCTACAACACATCGTCTCTCGGCACGCT atgCTCCTGTGCTAAGGACAAATTCTAGCAAGATCATCACTATGGCCTGGGGTGGCAATGCAACTTTGCTCTGTGATATAGAGGGGAACCCACCTCCTGTGTATCAGTGGACCACTGATGAACAGCCTATGCTAGAAACCACAAACAGGCTTGACATTACCCACGTTAACAGCAGCTCAATTTACAGCTGCACAGCTACCAATATTCTGGGAAAAACAACTATGAACATCTTGGTTGACAtggaagaaaatgacacaaCAACAGACCCTCCAGTCATGCCAACCCCTAAGGCATCTGAGA ATTGTGGCTTAACTGTGATGCCCTCCGAAGTTTATGTGAAATATGGAGATTCAGCTTCGATTAATTGCAGCACAACCAGCAAAGACCCTGCTTTAATGAACTGGGAGTTTGCAGTTGGCAAGACGTCTGGTACACCTCCTAGTGTCACTTGGATGATTGAGAAACTAGAAGATTTCACCGTGGAACCTTTCTGCTTCGTCACGCTGGATACTGATGAACAGTGCAAAATGAAACCGAACATCACTCTTTATA agctTCCAGATTCTGTGACAGTCTCTGCGGCGGGTAATGGTCCAATGAAAGAAGGCGAAGAGCATCAGCTGCAGTGCCACATTTACAGTGTGGCCCCTGCAAAAAAGCTCTTGGTGAAGTGGCATAAAGATGATAAAACTGTCCTCACTGATTACCTAAAAAGCTCTGATGTGACGCCACTCCCAGAATGCCTTAACGACTCCACTGTGAGACTGTGCAATGTATCATCTATCTATACTTTCACTGTCAAGAAAAGTGACAATGGATCACTTTTCAGATGCGAGGTTGAGTTTCAGTTTGGCCCTGCAGGGCCACTGGTGCCCCCCTCCATGGCGTCAGAACCTTACACTACTGTTGTACACT ATAAGCCGACCATCAAAAATTGCCCTGGTTATGTTGGTGTGGAAAATAGCTTCCGCCTGAATGATTTGCCATGTGAAACTGATGGGAACCCTCCACCTGGTATTGAGTGGTATTACAATGGTACACTGATTGATTCATTCAAGGTCCTTACCAGGGCTGAATCTGGGATCTACAAAGCTACAGCGCGTAACTCAATGGGACAGGTTAACACTGATGTTCACATCACAGTTGAAT ATGCCCCCAGACTTTCCTGTCAGATGCTGTATGAGGTTGAAGTAGAAGACACACCGAAACCTTTGTGTAATCCAGAGGGTTTACCTCTCCCCAACATAACTTggtttaaaaatggaaaagagcACTTTCCACAGCGCTGGGAAAAAAATGAGAGTGGAAACTATTCAGTCAAAGCATTCAACAAACATGGAACAGCTGAGCACATGTTTTATCTGGACATTTTAT ATCCCCCAGAGTTCACAGAGCCAGATACAACCACAGGAGTTACTGTAGACGGAAATGTGTCTTTAGTTTGGGAAGCTGACGGGAACCCCAAGCCTGAAATCCAGTGTAACGACTCGTTAGCAGAGAATGTACAGGCGTCCACTGTGGGGCGCCAGAAGATCATAACCATCACAGGAGCCACGTCTACTAATGCAGGCCGTTACATCTGTGTTGCCACGAATAAAGTTGGGAAAGTGACAAGATCAACCACTCTGCTGTTAAAAG aTAAGTCCACTGACCTCTCCCAGCACTGGTGGGTTTTCCTACTTGTCCTGCTAGTCCTCGTGATTTTTTTGGTACTTGTTTTTATACTAAAGGGCCGCAAGAAACATGGACGATATAATTTCCCGTTGCAAGCCAGATTCACTGTAGAGAATGGGACGACATAA